From the genome of Deinococcus apachensis DSM 19763:
TACTCGCCGGGATGCGCGCAGACCTCTATGCCCGGCTCGGCGAGGGGTACGGTTCCCTGCCGCCCGAGGTGCGGACGCGTCTGGGCATCGAGCAGGTGGACTTCGGGGTGGGGGTGTTGGAACTGGTGCGCTCCCTCCCTCATCCCGCGTTCAACCTCGTGCGGGGCTTTGGCATAGCCGCTCCTGCCACGGAGGCGGACCTGGACGCGTTGCTGGTGACGGTGGAACAGGCCAGACCGCCCGCCTGGGGGCTGCCCCTTGACCCCCGCACCCGTCCGGCGGACCTGGCGGCAAGACTGGAGGCACGTGGCCTGCGCGAGGTGTTCCGGGAGGTGGCGCTGTATGCCCCGGCACCCGTGGCACGTCGGGCGCTGGAAACGTCCACCCCTCCCTTTCCCAAGGCTGTCCAGGCTGACCCCGACCAGGCTGGAGAAGTCGCGTCCTTCATCTCCGAGCACTTCGGAATGCCGCCGGAGATGACGGAGTTGGTGCACTTCGGCCTCTCCCAGCTGGGTTGGCTGGGCTACCTCGTGCCGGGAGAAGGCGGCCCGATCAGCGCCGGACTCCTGATGGTGGGGGGACCGGCGGCCCTGCTGAATTCCAGTGTCACCCGCCCGGATCGGCGGGGCCAGGGCGGGCAGACGGCCCTGATCCTGCGGCGGCTGCGGGAGGGGCTGGCCCGGGGGTGCGAACACTTTTTCGTGGACGTGGAGGCGGGGCCAGACAATCCCAGCCGCCGCAACCTGGAGCGCCTGGGCTTCCGGCCCGTGTTCGAGGTCCCGGTCTACACGGGGGTGGAACCGGGCGCCTGAGGTGCCTCCCCCTCGTTGCGGACGCAACACTGGGTGAAGAGGGGACGGTCGGGTATGCCCGCACCCTCATTTCCCCCCAGGCCAGACAGGGCTCTCAGCAGCGGCGTCCCGAATGTTGGGGTCACCGCTGCACTTCACCCGTCCAGAGCTGAAGAGGATACCTTCACTTGCCCAGGCTGCGGCTTACACCATCCTGGGGAACGGGCATCCAACGTTCCCTAGCCGCCGC
Proteins encoded in this window:
- a CDS encoding GNAT family N-acetyltransferase; protein product: MNGPTAGEARGNGDVQVMPPEAPSLEILAGMRADLYARLGEGYGSLPPEVRTRLGIEQVDFGVGVLELVRSLPHPAFNLVRGFGIAAPATEADLDALLVTVEQARPPAWGLPLDPRTRPADLAARLEARGLREVFREVALYAPAPVARRALETSTPPFPKAVQADPDQAGEVASFISEHFGMPPEMTELVHFGLSQLGWLGYLVPGEGGPISAGLLMVGGPAALLNSSVTRPDRRGQGGQTALILRRLREGLARGCEHFFVDVEAGPDNPSRRNLERLGFRPVFEVPVYTGVEPGA